The Solea senegalensis isolate Sse05_10M linkage group LG4, IFAPA_SoseM_1, whole genome shotgun sequence genome includes a region encoding these proteins:
- the il19l gene encoding interleukin 19 like, with protein MKMLLGCSSLCLLLLLSCLSEPAHSLPLRLSSCSVNVHTAELWKYHSTIRSDVIAGDSEIAVKILDKSLIKDVQEGQMCCFVRLLMRFYVERVFGNYASSQPQHQRSSSALANSFITIRKDIHKCHCHCAEDTQRKIDSVHAEFIKLQINEAAQKAMGELDVVLGWLDGLGQKTGDSS; from the exons atgaagatgctgctgggctgctcctctctctgcctGCTCCTCTTGCTCAGCTGCCTGAGTGAACCTGCGCACAGTCTACCTCTGCGTTTGTCCAGCTGCTCTGTCAACGTCCACACTGCCGAACTGTGGAAATATCACTCCACCATACGATCAGATGTG ATAGCAGGAGACAGTGAGATCGCAGTGAAAATTCTGGACAAATCATTGATCAAGGACGTTCAG GAGGGACAGATGTGCTGTTTCGTGCGTCTCCTGATGCGTTTCTATGTGGAGAGAGTGTTCGGCAACTACGCCTCATCACAGCCACAGCATCAGCGCAGCTCCAGCGCTCTGGCCAATTCATTCATCACCATCAGAAAAGATATACATAAATGT cactgtcactgtgcagaagacacacagaggaaaattgACTCCGTCCACGCTGAGTTTATCAAG CTGCAGATAAACGAGGCAGCACAGAAGGCCATGGGAGAACTGGATGTTGTGCTGGGATGGCTGGACGGACTGGGCCAGAAAACCGGAGATTCAAGTTAA
- the il10 gene encoding interleukin-10, whose protein sequence is MTPQSLLLSTLGLLSLLSSAAWSSPMCTNQCCRFVEGFPVRLKKLRENYSQIRDFYEANNDLDSALLDQSVENSFNSQFACQAMDGLLEFYLTTVLPTAMAEVTETIMDLKPHVESILQIFDELKEDVNKCKNYLSCKNPFDITKLNSTYTQMEGKGLYKAMGELDLLFNYIEKYLASKRRRNQVTH, encoded by the exons ATGACTCCACAGTCTCTCCTCCTGTCCACCCTGGGTCTCTTGTCGCTCCTCAGCTCTGCGGCGTGGAGCAGCCCCATGTGCACTAACCAGTGCTGTCGCTTCGTGGAGGGTTTCCCCGTCAGGCTCAAGAAGCTCAGAGAGAACTATTCACAGATCAGAGACTTTTAT gaagccaatAATGACTTGGACTCAGCTCTGCTAGACCAGAGTGTGGAGAACTCTTTCAAT AGCCAATTTGCCTGCCAAGCTATGGACGGTCTTCTAGAATTTTACCTGACCACAGTGTTACCCACAGCCATGGCAGAGGTGACAGAGACCATCATGGACCTAAAGCCTCACGTGGAGTCCATACTGCAGATATTCGACGAGCTTAAGGAGGACGTCAACAAATGT AAAAACTACTTATCGTGCAAGAATCCCTTTGACATCACAAAGCTGAACTCCACGTACACTCAG ATGGAGGGCAAAGGTCTTTATAAGGCCATGGGCGAACTGGACCTGCTGTTTAACTACATCGAGAAATACTTGGCCTCAAAACGCCGGAGAAACCAAGTGACCCACTGA